The proteins below are encoded in one region of Mangifera indica cultivar Alphonso chromosome 7, CATAS_Mindica_2.1, whole genome shotgun sequence:
- the LOC123219985 gene encoding probable tRNA N6-adenosine threonylcarbamoyltransferase isoform X1, whose protein sequence is MKKMIALGFEGSANKIGVGVVTLDGTFLANPRHTYITPPGHGFLPRETAQHHLQHILPLIKSALETAGITPNEIDCLCYTKGPGMGAPLQVSAIVVRVLSQLWKRPIVAVNHCVAHIEMGRIVTGADDPVVLYVSGGNTQVIAYSEGRYRIFGETIDIAVGNCLDRFARVLTLSNDPSPGYNIEQLAKKGEKFIDLPYVVKGMDVSFSGILSYIEATAEEKLKNNECTPADLCYSLQETLFAMLVEITERAMAHCEKKDVLIVGGVGCNERLQEMMRTMCSERGGKLFATDDRYCIDNGAMIAYTGLLEFAHGSSTPLEESTFTQRFRTDEVKAIWRIKKESACKNSLMEESN, encoded by the exons ATGAAGAAAATGATAGCTCTTGGTTTTGAGGGATCTGCGAACAAGATTGGTGTTGGGGTTGTAACGTTAGATGGAACCTTTTTAGCAAATCCACGTCACACCTATATTACACCACCTGGGCATGGATTCCTTCCTCGAGAAACTGCCCAACACCATCTTCAACACATTCTTCCTCTCATCAAATCTGCTTTGGAAACTGCTGGAATAACCCCAAATGAAATTGATTGCCTTTGTTACACCAAGGGTCCAGGCATGGGGGCACCTTTGCAAGTTTCTGCTATTGTTGTTCGGGTTCTTTCACAACTGTGGAAAAGGCCTATTGTTGCTGTCAATCACTGTGTGGCACATATTGAGATGGGGAGGATTGTGACTGGAGCTGACGATCCTGTTGTCTTGTATGTTAGCGGTGGAAATACACAGGTTATTGCGTATAGTGAAGGGCGGTATCGGATATTTGGGGAGACTATTGATATTGCTGTGGGAAACTGCTTGGATCGTTTTGCTAGGGTCTTAACTCTTTCCAATGATCCAAGTCCTGGATATAACATTGAGCAG CTGGcgaagaaaggagaaaagttCATAGACCTTCCTTATGTTGTCAAAGGGATGGATGTCTCATTTAGTGGGATACTGAGTTACATCGAAGCCACTGCCGAGGAAAAGCTCAAAAATAATGAGTGTACTCCTGCAGACTTGTGCTATTCCCTGCAG GAAACCTTGTTTGCAATGCTTGTGGAGATTACAGAACGTGCAATGGCACATTGTGAGAAAAAAGATGTTCTTATTGTTGGTGGCGTGGGCTGTAATGAGCGTTTGCAAGAGATGATGAGAACAATGTGCTCTGAACGTGGTGGAAAGCTTTTTGCAACCGATGACAGGTACTGCATTGACAATGGAGCGATGATCGCATACACTGGTCTCCTTGAATTTGCTCATGGCTCATCAACTCCATTAGAGGAATCTACATTTACACAAAGGTTTAGGACCGACGAAGTGAAAGCAATCTGGAGAATAAAAAAGGAGTCAGCTTGCAAGAACAGTCTTATGGAGGAAAGCAATTAA
- the LOC123219985 gene encoding probable tRNA N6-adenosine threonylcarbamoyltransferase isoform X2 — protein MIALGFEGSANKIGVGVVTLDGTFLANPRHTYITPPGHGFLPRETAQHHLQHILPLIKSALETAGITPNEIDCLCYTKGPGMGAPLQVSAIVVRVLSQLWKRPIVAVNHCVAHIEMGRIVTGADDPVVLYVSGGNTQVIAYSEGRYRIFGETIDIAVGNCLDRFARVLTLSNDPSPGYNIEQLAKKGEKFIDLPYVVKGMDVSFSGILSYIEATAEEKLKNNECTPADLCYSLQETLFAMLVEITERAMAHCEKKDVLIVGGVGCNERLQEMMRTMCSERGGKLFATDDRYCIDNGAMIAYTGLLEFAHGSSTPLEESTFTQRFRTDEVKAIWRIKKESACKNSLMEESN, from the exons ATGATAGCTCTTGGTTTTGAGGGATCTGCGAACAAGATTGGTGTTGGGGTTGTAACGTTAGATGGAACCTTTTTAGCAAATCCACGTCACACCTATATTACACCACCTGGGCATGGATTCCTTCCTCGAGAAACTGCCCAACACCATCTTCAACACATTCTTCCTCTCATCAAATCTGCTTTGGAAACTGCTGGAATAACCCCAAATGAAATTGATTGCCTTTGTTACACCAAGGGTCCAGGCATGGGGGCACCTTTGCAAGTTTCTGCTATTGTTGTTCGGGTTCTTTCACAACTGTGGAAAAGGCCTATTGTTGCTGTCAATCACTGTGTGGCACATATTGAGATGGGGAGGATTGTGACTGGAGCTGACGATCCTGTTGTCTTGTATGTTAGCGGTGGAAATACACAGGTTATTGCGTATAGTGAAGGGCGGTATCGGATATTTGGGGAGACTATTGATATTGCTGTGGGAAACTGCTTGGATCGTTTTGCTAGGGTCTTAACTCTTTCCAATGATCCAAGTCCTGGATATAACATTGAGCAG CTGGcgaagaaaggagaaaagttCATAGACCTTCCTTATGTTGTCAAAGGGATGGATGTCTCATTTAGTGGGATACTGAGTTACATCGAAGCCACTGCCGAGGAAAAGCTCAAAAATAATGAGTGTACTCCTGCAGACTTGTGCTATTCCCTGCAG GAAACCTTGTTTGCAATGCTTGTGGAGATTACAGAACGTGCAATGGCACATTGTGAGAAAAAAGATGTTCTTATTGTTGGTGGCGTGGGCTGTAATGAGCGTTTGCAAGAGATGATGAGAACAATGTGCTCTGAACGTGGTGGAAAGCTTTTTGCAACCGATGACAGGTACTGCATTGACAATGGAGCGATGATCGCATACACTGGTCTCCTTGAATTTGCTCATGGCTCATCAACTCCATTAGAGGAATCTACATTTACACAAAGGTTTAGGACCGACGAAGTGAAAGCAATCTGGAGAATAAAAAAGGAGTCAGCTTGCAAGAACAGTCTTATGGAGGAAAGCAATTAA